CTAGTGAGTTGATcagaaaaataagagtgaagatGTTTTCTGTTCTCAGAAAAGTATAGCACATGACCAACAAAAAATGAACACCTTTTTATTGTGATTTAGACTTTTTTTTGCATGTGTTATACGTAATATTTTTCTCTTGAGTTAAAAATTTCGGTATGTCAAATATTAGTATTACAACGTCATATCTTAGTTCTTGACGTCAACAGTTCTGATATAAAGAAGTGGTTCAACTGTGGCATATGCACCTAAACAAAACACCTACCAATTCAGTTACAAACGAAGCGGTTCAATAAATTTAGACACAAAAGAAGAAATTCATCGGCCTCGACCATGTAGGTAAATTATGATATTTTTGCACCAGACCGTCTGATCTGGTAGACCGGTCGCACATGTGATGATGATCCAATTGCATGGTCCTATCATGTCCGCCGTGGGTGATGTTGTGTAAGCCGTGCGTTCGCACATCACATTAATTTTTTGAATAACTCCCCCCGCAAATTTTTTTTTAATAACTCAAAATCATGATTGGCCACGATCTAAGTTTTTCTCCGGTGCAAAGACATCTAATTTTGTATATGCTCATTTTTTTTTTGTATGTGCTCAAGTCTCAACTTGCATGTTCCATAAAAAAATTGCACGCATGTTTTTATATATATTTCTGACTCATAATGGAGTGTGGCGTACATGATTTTTGTTCCAAATATGGTTTCTCCTTATTCTCTCAATGCCTCTTTCCTTCCTTATTCTCATTCCTTGTTTGGTTTTTAATCACATCTGAAATCTCTCGTTCTTTCCTTATTATCTCAATCCCTCTTTCTTTCCATATATTCTCTCAAGGCCTCTTTCCTTTCTTATTATGAGACGTCTGATTTTCTCCGTAATGATTCCTGGGATGGCTCCTCGATATCCAAAAGAAAATCAAGACGTATATAAATTAGGAAAATTAGATCtaagggagcgaggtgggactatttaataGGTTAATCAACATTGTATTCTCATATGTTGCCATCCAGCTTAGTCCAGATTTTTTTTTTGCATCGGCCGCCTGGGATTATTTGACAGGCGTGAAACCTTTGGTTCAAACATGAAAACATCCTAGCTCAACTGGCGACGGCTTGGCATGTTAGGTCTGGAGGTTTTGAGTTCGATCGCACCGAAGAACAGTTTTTTTCTGCCTTCTTTTATACAGAAGTTGGGCCGGCTGACTTGGGCCAGATAAACGTTTTGACGGTGGATGAAATCATGGTAATGACGGACGAAACTACAGACGGTTCcccgaattagtaccacctcacgtatatgttttaaattcaaactgaaaagcgtaaattcacgggaagaaacgtattgtgacggtgaactcgACAAAGTCAATCCATACTTTATTATTAGAGAAAGATGTGCAAAGTACCCAGCAAAAGGAAAATATGCAAAGTAGGCTGCCTACTAGATCACCAACCGTACCCCCTAGCTCGTATTCTTCCCAACCATCCACAACAAGTTTGAACTAACTCAACCATCCTCCCTGACACCGCATGCAGCGCTCTCGTCATACTAAATCCTAACATGTTGGCGCGTGAACGACGCACGTGTGCAGCTATATAGCCCCTGCACCGCACCTGTTCGATCTCAAGTAGCCACAAGTGATCGGAGGTGCGTAGCTTGCGCAATGTCGTTAGCCATGGAAGTCGAGGCCATCGGCCAAGAAACCTTCGGTGCAATCACGATGATCGAGGACGGCGACGATGACGAGGTGCTCACCAGCGACGACGGGGGCAGCGACAGTCACGGAGAGATGATCGTCACCGACGACGACGAGCTGTTCGAGCTCGACATCACCTTCCTCCGCGGCGACAACGAGGACGGCCAAGGCCGACACGATACGCACAGCGCTGGTGATGGCGCCCATGCCCTGATGGCCAACTGCCTGCTG
This window of the Triticum aestivum cultivar Chinese Spring chromosome 5D, IWGSC CS RefSeq v2.1, whole genome shotgun sequence genome carries:
- the LOC123124555 gene encoding uncharacterized protein, producing the protein MSLAMEVEAIGQETFGAITMIEDGDDDEVLTSDDGGSDSHGEMIVTDDDELFELDITFLRGDNEDGQGRHDTHSAGDGAHALMANCLLPVSSVSMAVPVTGSNIVSSYYAFSTYSSSRKSGISGGGRRRLGRAAADGRNSTWARFRLSSRGFATMGNFQR